From the genome of Colletotrichum destructivum chromosome 10, complete sequence, one region includes:
- a CDS encoding Putative protein translocase complex, SecE/Sec61-gamma subunit, which yields MSDQVKEILEVPSEFAQEGLQFMKRCTKPDKVEFLKLCQAVGVGFLIMGAVGYIVKLIHIPVNNILVGGA from the exons ATGTCCGACCAGGTCAAGGAGATCCTCGAGGTTCCCTCCGAGTTCGCCCAGGAAGGCCTCCAGTTTATGAAGCGGTGCACCAAGC CCGACAAGGTCGAGTTCCTGAAGCTCTGCCAGGCCGTCGGTGTTGGTTTCCTCATCATGGGCGCTGTCGGCTACATTGTCAAGCTGATCCACATCCCCGTCAACAACATCCTCGTCGGAGGCGCATAA
- a CDS encoding Putative Flavoprotein-like superfamily has translation MNSHGDINNTYAARPAVEIQPDEAYLGRNHAIAAEDDDAETRARYRPFIPAADAPDSDDWVSSLELSTALALVDREVLSRGLPRLRILVLYGSLRARSYSNLLALEGARVLHRLGCDVRIFDPAGLPLKDDVSHDHPKVQELRALSRWSDGQFWVSAEQHGAVTGLFKTQIDWIPLSQGSVRPTQGRTLCVAQVSGGSQSFNAVNTLRLLGRWMRMFVVPNQSSVPMAYTQFTPEGRMIPSSNRDRLVDCMEELVKYTVVMRPHFDLFGDRFSERKEKNEKKAAVS, from the coding sequence ATGAACAGCCACGGAGACATCAATAACACCTACGCCGCCCGgcccgccgtcgagatccAGCCCGACGAGGCCTACCTCGGCCGCAAccacgccatcgccgccgaggacgatgacgccgagaCCCGCGCCCGCTACCGCCCCTTCatcccggccgccgacgctcCCGACTCGGACGACTGGGTCTCGAGCCTCGAGCTCTcgaccgccctcgccctcgtcgaccgcgaGGTCCTCTCGCGCGGCCTGCCGCGCCTCCGCATCCTCGTGCTCTACGGCAGCCTGCGCGCCCGCTCCTACAGCaacctcctcgcccttgagGGCGCCCGCGTCTTGCACCGCCTAGGCTGCGACGTGCGCATCTTCGACCCGGCCGGCCTGCCCCTCAAGGACGACGTCAGCCACGACCACCCAAAGGTGCAGGAGCTCCGCGCGCTGAGCCGGTGGAGCGACGGCCAGTTCTGGGTCAGCGCCGAgcagcacggcgccgtcaccgGCCTGTTCAAGACGCAGATCGACTGGATCCCGCTGTCGCAGGGGTCCGTGAGGCCCACGCAGGGCCGCACGCTGTGCGTCGCCCAGGTCTCGGGCGGCTCGCAGAGcttcaacgccgtcaacacGCTGCGCCTGCTGGGCCGGTGGATGAGGATGTTCGTCGTGCCGAACCAGAGCTCCGTGCCCATGGCCTACACCCAGTTCACCCCCGAGGGCAGGATGATTCCCAGCTCCAACCGGGACCGCCTAGTGGACTGTATGGAGGAGCTGGTCAAGTACACCGTCGTGATGCGTCCACACTTTGACCTGTTTGGAGACAGGTTCAGCGagcgcaaggagaagaacgagaagaaggctgccgTGTCGTGA
- a CDS encoding Putative WD40/YVTN repeat-like-containing domain superfamily, with translation MVDSEGTRTSRSPSMGPAGAYQFDAEDIDDDDIYDPDFEDEPDEDDGEDDDEFHDADDGGDRGVEVEVFMGAGDEDEDEDEEGAASETTIARIMALISGAAGNGTGFLTRAQLLGLIQSGEVTLRHTVNDEDDEDDDEDIAWGRRRRRPRPREPSRFPKVPSDEGTKLMHSGAFGVNEQRVTKKKQLARRILDRELGLGDRRDRKQNQDLMAQGMIPSTNAEMIIHYDDPVYSGQFSDDGNFFYACGHDFKVRMYDTSNPYNWKYYKTVNYPWGQWTLTDASLSPDNRWLAYTSIQSNVCLAPTDPNDTGDPYTLDLAERSSGTQHAGWRSRHSFGIWSVRFSGDGRELVAGTNMQSIVVYDIESRTVLHNVVGHENDVNAVCFADKSSPHILYSGSDDATIKVWDRRSMGDGRPAGAFVGHVEGLTYIDSKGDGRYILSNGKDQTMKLWDLRMVMSSSKFDEVNPTRLTSNSDFDYRWGTYRDEDWFPHPNDNSLVTFRGHRVMRTLIRCHFSPPSSTNSRYVYSGSQDGKVYIWNLDATLAGTIDVRKTTKNSRPLERRYRIYHGNDFPGWNTCVRDVSWHPNAPVLVASAWNGFNMAHGTCTLHSYNEADEDEAEPPMGRSVDEKLRPVGEGFQL, from the exons ATGGTCGACTCTGAGGGAACCAGAACTTCAAGGTCGCCGTCTATGGGTCCCGCCGGGGCATACCAGTTTGACGCTGAGgacattgacgacgacgatattTACGATCCTGACTTTGAAGACGAGCcagatgaagatgacggagaggacgatgacgagtTTCACG atgccgatgatggtggcgaTCGCGGTGTCGAAGTCGAGGTGTTCATGGGtgctggcgacgaggacgaagacgaagacgaggaaggcGCGGCATCAGAGACCACCATCGCGAGGATAATGGCCCTGATCT CCGGTGCTGCAGGAAATGGCACGGGTTTTCTCACGCGGGCTCAGTTGTTAGGCTTAATTCAGAGCGGCGAAGTGACCTTACGCCACACCGTCaacgatgaagacgacgaagatgacgacgaagacatcgcttggggaagaagacgaagacggcctcgcccCAGAGAACCCAGTCGCTTCCCCAAGGTGCCAAGCGACGAGGGCACGAAACTGATGCACTCAGGTGCCTTCGGCGTAAATGAACAGCGCGTCACCAAAAAGAAACAGTTGGCGCGGAGGATTCTCGATCGCGAACTTGGCTTGGGCGATAGAAGGGACCGAAAACAGAATCAAGACCTGATGGCCCAGGGCATGATACCCTCGACCAACGCTGAGATGATCATACATTACGACGACCCTGTATACTCGGGTCAGTTCTCCGATGACGGCAACTTCTTCTACGCCTGCGGTCACGATTTCAAGGTCCGTATGTACGACACGTCAAATCCGTACAACTGGAAATACTACAAAACGGTCAACTACCCTTGGGGACAGTGGACATTGACAGATGCGTCTCTCAGCCCCGACAACCGCTGGCTCGCTTACACATCGATCCAAAGCAACGTGTGTCTGGCGCCCACGGACCCGAACGACACGGGAGACCCATACACCTTGGATCTCGCAGAGCGAAGTTCGGGAACGCAGCACGCCGGGTGGCGCTCGAGGCATTCGTTCGGAATCTGGTCTGTCCGGTTCTCCGGCGACGGTCGGGAGCTCGTGGCGGGCACCAACATGCAGTCGATCGTCGTTTACGACATTGAGTCGCGCACCGTGTTGCATAACGTCGTCGGTCACGAGAACGACGTGAACGCCGTGTGTTTCGCAGACAAGTCCTCACCGCACATCCTCTACTCTGGCTCGGACGATGCCACTATCAAGGTCTGGGATCGGCGTAGCATGGGAGATGGGCGGCCGGCGGGTGCTTTCGTGGGCCACGTCGAAGGTCTGACATACATCGACAGCAAAGGCGACGGCCGCTATATCCTTAGCAACGGGAAGGACCAGACCATGAAGCTATGGGACCTCAGGATGGTCATGTCTTCATCCAAGTTCGACGAAGTCAACCCCACACGATTGACCAGCAATAGTGATTTTGATTATCGATGGGGAACATACAGAGACGAAGACTGGTTCCCGCACCCCAACGATAACTCCCTCGTCACATTCCGTGGACACCGCGTGATGCGCACGCTGATCCGTTGTCACTTTTCGCCTCCTTCGAGCACGAACTCGCGATACGTGTACTCTGGCAGCCAGGACGGCAAGGTTTATATATGGAACTTGGACGCCACGTTGGCTGGCACCATTGATGTGAGAAAGACGACCAAGAACTCGAGGCCCCTGGAGCGGAGGTATCGTATATATCATGGCAATGACTTCCCTGGGTGGAATACCTGCGTGCGTGACGTCAGCTGGCACCCCAACGCACCGGTCCTCGTTG CATCTGCTTGGAACGGCTTCAACATGGCTCATGGAACCTGTACACTTCATTCATACAACGAagccgacgaagatgaggcAGAACCTCCAATGGGCCGCAGCGTGGACGAGAAACTGCGCCCAGTCGGAGAGGGCTTCCAGTTGTAG
- a CDS encoding Putative RNA recognition motif domain, nucleotide-binding alpha-beta plait domain superfamily, protein MAEEEFEIDIYGDAPQDQQDGNAENYDGQQANGHADDHHEHQEHQEQREDQQKHDHQTQQQDEYNEQQDAPAPQQGVKRKGDDRPVDPGATTALMISDLNWWNTDDDIRGYARAAHCEDEMKDITFSEHKVNGKSKGQAYVEFTTQQAATAAKHALEATDGGQGVPKKHQVTYSNPHVNPFRTLPKDAPNRAGKEQGSRPGSNYNSQGPPMGGGEFRGNGYRGRGGFNGPRGGMNQGGFNRNFSGGMGGGFNNNNNMGGGFNNGMGGGNFGGGGFQRGGGFGGGMRGGPGMRGGRGGMHNPMGGMGMGPMGGMPMGGMPNMGMMGGGMPGFQGMPQQFNPGFFGGNQGGGNDWGNPHGAKRPRPE, encoded by the exons atggccgaggaggagttcGAGATCGACATCTACGGCGACGCGCCCCAAGACCAACAGGATGGCAATGCCGAGAACTATGACGGGCAGCAGGCCAACGgccacgccgacgaccaccacGAACACCAAGAGCATCAAGAGCAACGCGAGGACCAGCAGAAGCACGATCACCAGACCCAGCAGCAGGATGAGTATAACGAGCAACAGGATGCGCCCGCTCCTCAGCAGGGCGTGAAGAGGAAGGGCGACGACAGACCCGTCGACCCCGGTGCGACAACAGCCCTGATGATCTCGGATCTCAACTGGTGGAACACCGACGACGATATTCGGGGCTATGCCAGGGCCGCTCACTGCGAGGATGAGATGAAGGACATCACGTTTAGCGAGCACAAGGTTAATGGCAAGAGCAAGGG TCAAGCTTATGTCGAGTTCACAACGCAGCAAGCAGCGACGGCCGCGAAGCATGCCCTTGAAGCGACAGATGGTGGGCAAGGTGTTCCCAAGAAGCACCAGGTCACCTACTCCAACCCCCACGTCAACCCGTTCCGGACGCTGCCTAAGGACGCGCCGAACCGCGCGGGCAAGGAACAGGGCAGCAGGCCCGGCAGCAACTACAACAGCCAAGGCCCAcccatgggcggcggcgagttcCGCGGTAACGGCTACCGGGGCCGCGGTGGTTTCAACGGCCCTCGCGGAGGTATGAACCAGGGCGGATTCAACCGCAACTTCTCGGGCGGTATGGGAGGCGGCTTCaataataacaacaacatGGGCGGTGGTTTCAACAACGGCATGGGTGGCGGCAacttcggcggcggcggcttccaGAGAGGCGGTGGTTTCGGCGGAGGCATGCGCGGCGGCCCCGGAATGCgcggtgggcgaggcggaaTGCACAACCCCATGGGCGGTATGGGTATGGGCCCGATGGGCGGTATGCCGATGGGAGGCATGCCCAACATGGGTATGATGGGTGGTGGTATGCCCG GATTCCAAGGCATGCCGCAACAATTTAACCCAGGATTTTTCGGCGGAAACCAAGGTGGTGGGAACGATTGGGGCAACCCTCACGGCGCAAAGCGACCCCGGCCTGAGTAG
- a CDS encoding Putative heterokaryon incompatibility, translated as MLSRTKIPEAVFFRGPTSATNLPHVAALVKERRETRPSPRLCERCQDWDVPEFAAGFGAKAHHYVCLRDILRNTHRCLVCDAIATATQTRRRESEWLSGSPDTWVYVTVQGPFFLDSGTKSNQELRLDFSVPDEVSVRLFLELTLSVVANTPSSSSSAAEQQPFAITPQYRLRYFKNEPRRLHAVEDWEVDFFDAQILKGWIDGCGILHGARCVGEYTSIYNLPSGFRIIDIVDMNVVQPSTPVRFVALSYMWESSEDAGRAQLEKANARDLESPGGLASVTLPPIISDTISLCRDLGERYLWVDRLCIVQDDEYSKPNQIDGMDRIYQSASFSIMAALDDRQGHGFPGYAGNPRRPRASLWGPARSRNVGRGIDPNGMQTVVDASLWNRRGWTFQERLLSKRRLFITEYQVMFECCRGQAAEELTWARWPSRAGDAVDGAEEALESHEEDIEGGGPGTDSEEARENAVDPAAAAAKEKDERMPRIPGFYRRPLYHRDATIKLRDHVALANYCAWVEDYTSRRLSRSGDMLNAFAGVGNAVRKAMRTETLFGLPEVYLPQALMWSHTGPAARRDDDDDGDDHSGGVLGVPSWSWAAWTAEDGSAAGYRWAHGDARLVDTKLVRIATLVWFHMRDPPASATTAAAATTKGSGDGRVGKLRRLRVKERWLGTEMGMARIHGPEKLPPLQRKMGGGKVKVSAETDEKHTEMWRACPHSPWAALAHAELDPGAVAVTGNFPGALVFNTTVASLRVRRGRGARGSRGTGSGDAEILDLTGRLVGHLDGAVPTMVAGRKGARDRGRAVVDFIVISASLDGGLSERNEWAFIGGQFHEMWRFNVMLVERLPCKPFVARRLGVGYVRVSQWRECSPRWETVVLI; from the exons ATGCTTTCGAGAACCAAGATTCCAGAGGCAGTCTTCTTCCGGGGaccgacgtcggcgacgaacCTCCCGCACGTCGCGGCCCTCGTCAAGGAACGGCGGGAAACGCGCCCTAGCCCGCGGCTCTGCGAGCGATGCCAGGACTGGGACGTCCCCGAattcgccgccggcttcggcgccaAGGCGCATCACTACGTCTGTCTACGGGACATCCTGCGGAACACGCACCGGTGTCTGGTCTGCGATGCCATTGCAACGGCAACCCAAACCCGCCGGCGGGAGAGTGAGTGGCTGAGTGGGAGCCCAGATACATGGGTCTATGTGACCGTTCAGGGGCCTTTCTTTCTCGATTCGGGAACCAAGAGTAATCAGGAGCTTCGACTGGACTTTTCCGTGCCGGATGAGGTTTCCGTCAGACTGTTCCTCGAGTTGACCTTAAGCGTCGTGGCGAAcaccccgtcgtcgtcgtcgtcggcggcagaACAACAACCCTTTGCGATCACGCCCCAGTATCGGCTCAGGTACTTCAAGAACGAGCCTCGTCGCCTGCATGCTGTTGAAGATTGGGAGGTGGACTTCTTTGATGCCCAGATCCTGAAAGGATGGATCGACGGCTGTGGGATCCTCCACGGCGCGAGATGTGTCGGGGAGTACACGTCTATCT ACAACTTGCCGTCGGGGTTTCGCATCATCGACATCGTGGACATGAATGTTGTCCAGCCTTCGACACCCGTACGCTTCGTCGCTCTGAGTTACATGTGGGAATCCTCCGAGGACGCAGGACGCGCACAGCTCGAGAAAGCCAACGCCCGGGACCTGGAGAGCCCTGGCGGCCTCGCATCTGTCACCCTGCCCCCCATCATCTCGGACACCATATCCCTCTGCAGGGACCTCGGCGAGAGATATCTATGGGTCGACCGGCTCTGCATCGTCCAGGACGACGAGTACTCGAAGCCCAACCAGATCGATGGCATGGACCGGATCTACCAgtccgcctccttctccatcatgGCGGCGCTGGACGACCGTCAGGGACACGGGTTTCCCGGATACGCTGGGAACCccaggcggccgagggcgtcgttATGGGGCCCGGCGCGCAGCCGCAACGTCGGGCGGGGAATCGATCCGAACGGGATGCAGACCGTTGTCGACGCCTCGCTGTGGAATCGGAGGGGGTGGACTTTCCAGGAGAGGCTTCTGTCCAAACGGCGGCTATTCATCACCGAGTACCAGGTCATGTTCGAGTGCTGCCGCGGAcaagccgccgaggagcttACGTGGGCTCGGTGGCCCTCGCGAGCGGGAGACGCGGTCGACGGGGCAGAAGAGGCCTTGGAGTCTCACGAAGAGGACATCGAAGGCGGAGGACCAGGAACGGACTCCGAAGAAGCGCGAGAAAACGCAGTCGAtcccgcggcggcagcggcgaaagagaaggacgagCGGATGCCTCGGATCCCGGGCTTCTACCGCCGCCCTCTCTACCACCGAGACGCCACCATCAAGCTGCGGGACCACGTCGCGCTGGCCAACTACTGCGCTTGGGTCGAGGACTACACCTCTCGTCGGCTCTCCCGCAGCGGCGACATGCTCAATGCCTTCGCGGGCGTCGGCAACGCCGTCAGGAAGGCCATGCGCACCGAGACGCTCTTCGGGCTGCCGGAGGTGTACCTCCCGCAGGCCCTCATGTGGAGCCATACCGGTCCGGCGGCACGgagggacgacgacgacgacggcgacgaccatAGTGGTGGTGTGCTGGGGGTTCCCAGCTGGAGTTGGGCGGCGTGGACGGCGGAGGACGGGAGTGCGGCGGGTTACAGATGGGCGCACGGCGACGCGAGGCTCGTGGACACGAAGCTCGTGAGGATCGCCACGCTGGTATGGTTTCACATGCGGGATCCTCCGGCGTCtgcgacaacggcggcggctgcgacAACGAAAGGGTCCGGGGACGGGCGGGTCGGTAAACTGCGCAGGCTGCGCGTGAAGGAGCGGTGGCTGGGCACGGAGATGGGGATGGCCAGGATCCACGGGCCGGAGAAGCTGCCTCCGCTGCAGCGGAAGATGGGCGGAGGAAAAGTCAAGgtctcggccgagacggacgagaagCACACCGAGATGTGGCGGGCGTGTCCGCACAGCCCGTGGGCGGCGCTCGCGCACGCGGAGCTCGACCCCGGGGCCGTGGCCGTCACGGGGAACTTCCCTGGCGCGCTGGTGTTCAACACGACCGTTGCTTCTCTGAGGGTCAGACGGGGCCGGGGAGCTCGAGGATCCCGCGGGACGGGGTCTGGAGACGCCGAGATTCTGGACCTGACGGGGCGGCTGGTCGGGCACCTCGATGGAGCGGTCCCTACGATGGTCGCTGGACGGAAGGGGGCTCGGGACCGGGGGAGGGCGGTCGTCgacttcatcgtcatcagcGCGTCGCTGGACGGCGGGCTGAGCGAGCGGAACGAGTGGGCCTTCATCGGAGGGCAGTTCCACGAGATGTGGCGGTTCAACGTCATGCTTGTGGAGCGGCTGCCGTGCAAGCCGTTCGTCGCAAGAAGGCTCGGCGTGGGATACGTACGGGTGAGCCAGTGGAGGGAGTGTAGCCCGCGGTGGGAGACTGTCGTTCTTATCTGA
- a CDS encoding Putative Gdt1 family protein, whose protein sequence is MRLRTRHSPLFLLLIPSLVAGLSIETKDKNGAKAVVSTDKSVDSAAGSGVKTRFGTDHAPVDGKDGMPHEGPFVDQDRDAKKEAADTDTNKKELPPLKGRPLDPTVVDGKKIPETNDGVMNDKTRQKPKEGTTGTEGGVSEKDKARKAAEGRTGEKPDNKPAAPKEQPPLPHSEHEKLLNDKDAATKDKEHDHDHHTADEIAGLEKPAGLPDKLDDKPHPLPNSAHKDHLDLPKSKGKSSSGLDDTEGVIQPFHSFVLSLTMILVSEVGDKTFLVAALMAMKHDRMVVFSAAFGALLVMTVLSAVLGHAVPTLIPKRVTSFLAAGLFFVFGAKLLREGLGMDPNEGVTAELHEVERELAEKEKAGKRRGSAVSPYALEMGLNGSRKSRSKSRFPSPPRSPSQSPPRSPSPGSSGIRGSLQGLNNLLGLLLSPAWVQTFVMTFLGEWGDRSQIATIAMAAGQDYWWVILGAMVGHCICTGAAVIGGRAIAGRVSLKVVTVGGAVAFLVFGFIYFFEAFYA, encoded by the exons ATGAGGCTACGCACTCGACACTCCCCTctgttcctcctcctcatcccgTCCCTCGTCGCGGGTCTCAGCATCGAAACCAAGGACAAGAATGGTGCCAAAGCTGTGGTTTCCACCGACAAGTCGGTCGATTCGGCCGCTGGCTCCGGTGTCAAGACCAGATTTGGCACCGACCATGCGCCTGTCGACGGAAAGGACGGTATGCCTCACGAGGGCCCCTTCGTCGACCAGGACAGAGACGCCAAAaaggaggccgccgacacGGACACCAACAAGAAGGAACTGCCGCCCTTGAAGGGACGCCCATTAGACCCTACCGTCGTCGATGGCAAGAAGATTCCCGAGACCAACGATGGTGTTATGAACGACAAGACACGCCAGAAGCCCAAGGAGGGCACTACGGGCACCGAGGGAGGAGTCAGCGAGAAGGACAAGGCGCGaaaggcggccgaggggagAACAGGCGAAAAGCCCGACAACAAGCCCGCGGCGCCCAAGGAGCAGCCTCCTCTACCTCACAGCGAGCATGAGAAGCTTTTGAACGATAAGGATGCCGCCACCAAAGACAAGGAGCACGACCATGATCACCACACTGCCGACGAGATCGCGGGTCTCGAG AAACCTGCAGGCCTCCCGGACAAGCTCGACGACAAGCCTCATCCTCTCCCCAACTCGGCGCACAAGGACCACCTGGACTTGCCTAAGTCCAAGGGCAAGTCATCCTCGGGTCTCGACGACACTGAGGGCGTCATCCAGCCCTTCCATTCTTTCGTTCTGTCCTTGACCATGATTCTCGTCTCCGAGGTTGGCGACAAGACGTTCCTTGTTGCTGCGCTCATGGCGATGAAGCATGACCGGATGGTTGTCTTCTCTGCTGCCTTTGGCGCGCTCTTGGTCATGACCGTTTTATctgccgtcctcggccacgcGGTGCCTACTCTGATTCCCAAGCGCGTGACTagcttcctcgccgccggtcTTTTCTTCGTGTTCGGCGCAAAGCTGCTTCGCGAAGGTCTGGGCATGGACCCCAACGAGGGTGTCACGGCCGAGCTGCACGAGGTTGAGCgagagctggccgagaaggagaaggcgggCAAGCGTCGCGGCTCCGCCGTCTCCCCCTACGCCTTGGAGATGGGTCTGAACGGCAGCAGGAAGTCTAGGTCTAAGAGCCGCTTCCCCTCGCCCCCGCGCTCTCCCTCTCAGTCCCCGCCCCGCAGCCCTTCTCCTGGTTCGAGTGGCATCAGGGGCTCTCTGCAGGGCCTGAACAACTtgctcggcctcctcctgAGCCCCGCGTGGGTGCAGACGTTTGTCATGACCTTCCTCGGCGAATGGGGCGACCGCAGCCAGATTGCCACGATCGCCATGGCCGCTGGTCAGGACTACTGGTGGGTCATCCTGGGAGCCATGGTCGGCCACTGTATTTGTACCGGCGCCGCTGTCATTGGCGGTCGTGCCATCGCAGGACGCGTTAGCCTCAAAGTTG TCACCGTCGGTGGTGCCGTTGCCTTCCTCGTATTCGGCTTCATCTACTTCTTCGAGGCTTTCTATGCGTGA
- a CDS encoding Putative zn(2)Cys(6) fungal-type DNA-binding domain, fungal transcription factor — MVSSDDISPVRDSNSDQHEAVPGMSSSEAPESGNKHRRPHRKSRLGCQPCKKRKIKCDEARPSCLNCVRREVDCSFPLESVVQQDPATGVCGCQYSGCRPGASQQSSASSSAEPLARAQSGPDRVPGDLRSLLEEQSTKMDIMSRRLSSMESAMAQLTQTGLYQPALSYSDAALLSHFFTNTVPTMIVDDGGGGGGRDFWHVRLPDLSSRHPHVLHLLLALAALHKSRSCPQHHFAHLLEQAERHQLLGIQGTTPLLGNIDDDHYGVAYTSAVLIGLVNLAMGPRQGEYVAFSDHGAANFLGLLRGVRSIKSHHDQRAPPPEIPPPYTWAASRIRVAELGFQPGGHYGEHLQRLRHLVEEITDDGLRASYVTAMDDLEQFFVWMDGPDVATYYMSPFGWLYRISDRFLGRIQDKEPLALAMLSCFTVVLKGLESGWAADGWADHIMSGIWIYLAPEYRDMVRWPMQRLGWEPGEEDVPLRVALASTPLTMHT, encoded by the coding sequence ATGGTTTCGAGCGATGACATCTCCCCGGTCAGGGACTCGAACTCTGACCAACACGAGGCCGTGCCGGGCATGAGCTCCTCGGAGGCTCCGGAGAGCGGTAATAAACACCGGCGACCTCACCGCAAATCCCGGCTCGGCTGCCAGCCGTGTAAGAAGAGGAAGATCAAGTGCGACGAGGCCCGACCCTCCTGTCTCAACTGCGTCCGCAGAGAGGTCGACTGCAGCTTCCCCCTCGAGTCTGTCGTCCAACAGGACCCGGCCACCGGGGTCTGCGGCTGCCAGTACTCAGGATGTCGGCCCGGGGCCAGCCAACAAAGCTCCGCCAGCAGCTCCGCCGAGCCCCTGGCGCGAGCCCAGTCCGGACCAGATCGTGTGCCAGGCGATCTACGAAGCCTCCTGGAAGAGCAGTCCACGAAGATGGATATCATGTCACGGCGGCTTAGTTCCATGGAGAGCGCGATGGCGCAGCTCACCCAAACGGGACTCTACCAGCCAGCACTGAGCTATTCCGACGCAGCGTTGCTCAGTCACTTCTTCACCAACACGGTCCCTACTATGATCGTGGATgacgggggaggaggaggaggaagagactTCTGGCATGTGCGGTTGCCAGATCTCAGCTCTCGACACCCCCATGTCCTCCATCTTCTGCTGGCACTCGCCGCCCTGCACAAGAGCCGGTCGTGCCCACAGCATCATTTCGCTCACCTCCTGGAGCAGGCCGAGCGgcaccagctcctcggcatccaggGCACCACGCCCCTTCTTGGgaacatcgacgacgaccactACGGGGTGGCGTACACGTCGGCCGTCCTCATCGGGCTCGTCAACCTGGCGATGGGCCCCCGCCAGGGGGAGTACGTCGCCTTCAGCGATCACGGCGCGGCCAATTTCCTGGGCCTGCTGCGCGGGGTCCGGTCCATCAAATCCCACCACGATCAACGcgctccgccgccggagaTTCCGCCGCCGTATACGTGGGCCGCGAGCAGGATCAGGGTGGCGGAGCTGGGGTTCCAGCCCGGCGGCCATTACGGAGAGCACCTGCAGCGCCTGcgccatctcgtcgaggaaATCACTGACGACGGGCTGAGGGCTTCGTACGTCACTGCCatggacgacctcgagcagTTCTTCGTCTGGATGGACGGGCCCGACGTGGCCACATACTACATGAGCCCGTTCGGGTGGCTGTACCGCATCTCGGACAGGTTCCTCGGCAGGATACAGGACAAGGAGCCCCTCGCGCTCGCCATGCTGAGTTGTTTCACCGTCGTGCTCAAAGGGCTGGAGAGCGGCTGGGCGGCGGACGGGTGGGCGGATCACATCATGTCTGGCATCTGGATTTACCTCGCCCCAGAGTACAGGGATATGGTGCGATGGCCGATGCAGAGGTTGGGCTGGGAGCCGGGTGAGGAGGACGTTCCACTGCGCGTCGCTCTGGCTTCGACCCCTTTGACCATGCACACGTAG